Proteins encoded by one window of Tunturibacter psychrotolerans:
- a CDS encoding sigma-54 dependent transcriptional regulator: protein MISDVAQVTGALEDTSVALIVLNGSEQFCQPFFRFLADLRSSKATVPPLVILAGDSSEGFAISSLRAGAVEYLREPIELATLAQCISRFVPECTTQPKETALTGGEVLVGNSPVLQALRTQIRLVAASDCNVLITGETGTGKELVAQLIHRNSRRNKNPLVCFNCAAIPDTLLESELFGYERGAFTGAAAANQGKLMAANRGSVFFDEIGDMSPLAQAKVLRAIETKEVQRLGATRKHETDIRILAATHHNLDELASANTFRRDLYFRLNVGRIYLPPLRERKVDIAGLVDCMIVDLNKRLGRRVEGATSAIVRRLAQYDWPGNVRELKNVIERVFIMRESGRISEDDLSFVLPERKPPAASSLDEEIHSLRKALATCNGNKSKAAETLNCSRMTLYRKLAKCGLSKQDAAGI, encoded by the coding sequence ATGATTTCTGACGTCGCGCAGGTCACGGGCGCGCTCGAGGATACATCAGTCGCCCTGATTGTCTTGAATGGTTCCGAGCAGTTCTGCCAGCCCTTTTTTAGGTTTCTCGCTGACCTGCGTTCGAGCAAGGCTACGGTACCTCCTCTAGTGATCCTGGCGGGCGATAGCTCGGAGGGGTTCGCGATCTCTTCTCTGCGCGCTGGAGCGGTCGAGTATCTGCGTGAGCCGATTGAATTAGCCACCCTGGCACAATGTATTTCACGCTTTGTTCCTGAGTGTACGACGCAGCCAAAGGAAACTGCTCTCACCGGGGGTGAGGTGCTGGTTGGCAACAGCCCGGTTTTGCAAGCGCTACGGACACAGATCCGGCTAGTTGCCGCGAGTGACTGCAATGTTCTCATTACAGGAGAAACGGGCACAGGAAAGGAGTTGGTTGCACAACTCATTCATCGGAACAGCAGGCGGAACAAGAATCCCCTGGTATGTTTCAACTGCGCGGCGATTCCCGACACCCTGCTGGAAAGTGAACTGTTCGGTTATGAGCGAGGCGCGTTCACCGGAGCCGCGGCCGCGAATCAAGGCAAGCTCATGGCTGCAAACCGGGGCAGTGTTTTCTTCGATGAAATTGGGGATATGAGCCCATTGGCGCAGGCTAAGGTGCTGCGAGCAATCGAGACCAAAGAGGTGCAGCGTCTCGGAGCAACGCGTAAACACGAGACCGATATTCGGATATTGGCAGCGACACACCACAATCTGGACGAGCTTGCCAGCGCGAACACATTCCGAAGAGACCTTTATTTTCGACTGAACGTCGGGCGCATCTACCTGCCCCCGCTGCGGGAGCGCAAGGTCGATATCGCCGGCTTAGTCGATTGCATGATCGTCGACCTGAACAAGCGGCTGGGCAGACGGGTCGAAGGGGCGACTAGTGCAATCGTCCGCCGGCTCGCCCAGTACGACTGGCCAGGGAATGTTCGGGAATTGAAGAACGTGATCGAGAGAGTCTTCATCATGCGAGAAAGCGGACGAATCAGCGAGGACGATCTATCGTTCGTATTGCCGGAACGAAAACCGCCGGCTGCGTCATCTCTTGATGAGGAGATCCATTCTCTAAGGAAAGCGCTCGCCACTTGTAACGGCAACAAAAGCAAAGCCGCCGAGACGCTTAACTGTTCGCGGATGACCCTTTATAGGAAGCTGGCAAAGTGTGGGCTGTCGAAACAGGATGCTGCAGGAATTTAG
- a CDS encoding S53 family peptidase, which translates to MPRENTLVLPKSHRKPAPGARVIGNVDPHETIEITIRVRSRTSEDRGKLLAEMQAVPPAERRYLSHEDLANRFGADPADLDKVAAYSKENGLTVTSTSVPRRTVMVKGTVANLVTAFPTELKLYDSDLGKYRGRIAGLQIPPSLSGVIEGVFGFDNRRQARPHAIFRRTKVKPFRADSPDSSFSPPQLANLYDFPSDADGTGQCIGIIEFGGGYDSGDLQTYFSKLKVNPQITTISVDGVANNPNSPNPDDNDADGEVMLDIEVAGSVAPNAKIVVYFAPFTEQGWVDVLTTAVQDSTNKPSVLSISWGWPESNDLWTQQAMDAVNQTLQDAALAGITVCCASGDDGSADELTDGHAHVDFPAASPFILACGGTTLTASGDTTSIADEVVWNNGPRSQGGGASGGGVSELTPVPTWQAAAGVPASVNTGFQGRGVPDVAGDADPNSGYSIRVHGQDGVAGGTSAVAPLYASLVVRLNQKLGAPAGFMNPLLYSNAASFHDISQGTNDTTGVIGGYSAQAGWDACTGLGSPDGVGIFNALQPKPAAAAPPPAQMATVG; encoded by the coding sequence ATGCCACGTGAGAACACCCTAGTCCTCCCTAAGAGCCATCGTAAACCAGCGCCCGGAGCGCGTGTGATTGGCAATGTGGATCCGCACGAAACTATTGAAATCACCATACGCGTGCGCTCTCGAACCTCCGAAGACCGGGGCAAATTGCTGGCAGAGATGCAAGCGGTGCCGCCGGCCGAGCGGCGCTACCTGAGTCACGAAGATCTCGCTAATCGCTTTGGTGCCGACCCGGCCGATCTCGACAAGGTTGCCGCCTACTCGAAAGAAAATGGGCTGACCGTTACCAGCACGAGCGTCCCTCGCAGGACTGTGATGGTCAAAGGAACTGTCGCCAACCTGGTCACGGCATTTCCGACCGAGCTAAAGCTATATGACTCCGATCTCGGCAAGTACCGCGGTAGAATTGCCGGACTGCAAATCCCTCCCAGTCTCTCCGGTGTGATTGAGGGAGTATTCGGATTCGACAACCGACGGCAGGCCCGCCCACACGCAATTTTTCGCCGGACGAAAGTAAAACCTTTTCGCGCTGATTCCCCAGACTCATCGTTTTCTCCGCCGCAGCTCGCGAACCTCTACGACTTTCCTTCCGATGCCGATGGAACAGGTCAATGTATCGGAATTATCGAGTTCGGCGGGGGATACGACAGCGGCGACCTGCAAACCTATTTCTCAAAACTGAAAGTCAATCCGCAGATCACAACTATCTCCGTCGACGGAGTCGCGAACAATCCTAACTCCCCCAACCCCGATGACAACGATGCAGATGGCGAGGTCATGCTGGATATAGAAGTGGCTGGTTCGGTAGCTCCCAACGCCAAGATCGTCGTGTACTTTGCTCCGTTTACCGAGCAGGGCTGGGTCGATGTGCTTACCACCGCGGTTCAGGACTCAACCAACAAACCTTCTGTCCTCTCGATTAGCTGGGGATGGCCGGAGAGCAATGATTTGTGGACCCAGCAGGCGATGGATGCGGTGAATCAAACACTGCAGGATGCAGCTCTGGCGGGCATTACCGTCTGTTGCGCCTCTGGGGACGACGGATCGGCGGACGAGCTCACCGATGGCCACGCGCACGTCGATTTCCCAGCTGCGAGCCCGTTCATCCTGGCTTGCGGTGGCACCACCTTGACTGCCTCTGGAGACACGACAAGCATTGCCGACGAGGTGGTGTGGAACAATGGTCCGAGAAGCCAGGGAGGCGGCGCCAGCGGAGGAGGAGTCAGCGAATTGACCCCCGTTCCCACTTGGCAAGCGGCGGCTGGTGTACCTGCATCAGTAAACACTGGGTTCCAAGGAAGAGGAGTCCCCGATGTCGCAGGGGATGCCGATCCGAATAGTGGCTACAGCATCCGCGTTCATGGTCAGGACGGGGTAGCAGGGGGAACCAGTGCGGTTGCCCCTTTGTACGCCTCTCTGGTTGTGCGCTTGAATCAGAAGCTTGGTGCTCCTGCCGGATTCATGAATCCCTTGCTGTATTCCAACGCGGCATCTTTTCATGACATCTCCCAGGGTACAAATGACACTACAGGCGTGATCGGCGGATATTCGGCTCAAGCCGGTTGGGACGCATGTACCGGCCTCGGATCTCCGGACGGAGTTGGGATTTTCAACGCATTACAACCCAAACCGGCTGCCGCAGCTCCTCCACCAGCGCAGATGGCGACCGTCGGGTAA